In Thioalkalivibrio paradoxus ARh 1, the following are encoded in one genomic region:
- a CDS encoding M48 family metallopeptidase, translating into MKPSPSAPPRSRRILSFGATLVALATVAALLVACTANPVTGRSQLMLVSESAAISASRQAYTEMLAPAREEGRVDSDPRTKQRVLRISERVVAQAVRYRPDTADWDWQIAVIDAPDTINAFAMAGGKMAIYTGIIDQLDLNDDELAQIIGHEIAHALSAHSAEKMSVALASNLALATYAATGTRSDVALTGAALAAMVAIQLPNSRQMEAEADRIGIEIAARAGYRPEAAASLWAKMADQAGARHPVFLSTHPAPESRQRDLAALASQMQPLYQQARRGPLPTHPVR; encoded by the coding sequence ATGAAACCCTCCCCTTCCGCGCCTCCCCGCTCGCGCCGCATCCTGTCCTTCGGGGCGACGCTGGTCGCGTTGGCCACGGTTGCTGCTCTGCTGGTCGCCTGCACCGCCAACCCGGTCACCGGCCGATCGCAGCTGATGCTGGTGTCCGAGAGTGCCGCGATCAGCGCCTCGCGCCAGGCCTACACGGAAATGCTGGCGCCCGCCCGCGAGGAGGGCCGCGTCGACAGCGATCCGCGCACCAAGCAACGCGTGCTCCGGATCAGCGAACGCGTGGTTGCCCAGGCGGTGCGCTACCGCCCCGACACCGCCGACTGGGACTGGCAGATCGCGGTGATCGACGCACCCGACACGATCAACGCCTTCGCAATGGCGGGCGGCAAGATGGCGATTTACACGGGCATCATCGACCAGCTCGACCTGAACGATGACGAACTGGCCCAGATCATCGGCCACGAGATCGCCCACGCCCTGTCCGCGCACTCGGCCGAGAAGATGTCGGTGGCGCTGGCCAGCAACCTCGCGCTGGCGACCTACGCGGCAACCGGCACCCGCTCCGATGTCGCGCTGACCGGCGCGGCATTGGCCGCGATGGTGGCGATCCAGCTGCCGAACAGCCGCCAGATGGAGGCAGAAGCGGATCGCATCGGAATCGAAATCGCGGCGCGCGCAGGATATCGCCCGGAGGCTGCCGCAAGCCTCTGGGCGAAAATGGCCGATCAGGCCGGCGCCCGGCATCCGGTGTTCCTGAGCACCCACCCGGCGCCCGAATCGCGGCAGCGCGATCTCGCGGCGCTCGCCAGCCAGATGCAGCCGCTGTACCAGCAGGCGCGCCGCGGCCCGTTGCCGACCCATCCGGTACGCTGA
- a CDS encoding glycogen/starch/alpha-glucan phosphorylase yields MTESTQPNPRHRLSPLTCDAPGLRQSIRDALVRVVGKDPDLATPRDWLHAVSFAIRERIIERRVVTRRQFAEEDVKRVYYLSMEYLIGRMLEANLRNMGIFEVTQQALQDLGVDFREIARLEEDAALGNGGLGRLAACILESMATQGYPGYGYGIRYEYGMFQQHIEHFRQVEHPDNWLRYGNPWEFPRPEKTFPVRFYGYVVEHHRPDGETSCNWENGEEVLAMAYDYPTAGYERRNVNNLRLWAAKATRDFDLRYFNEGDYIRAVADKNESETISMVLYPNDATAIGKELRLKQEYFFVSASLQDIFDRHRQLEYPIEELADKAAIQLNDTHPAIAVAECMRLLLDEHRIPWDQAWTITQNLFSYTNHTLMPEALETWPVALMERVLPRHMGIIYRINHEFIEEVRHRFPGEHEFFRRLSIIDEEHGRRVRMAHLAVIGSHRVNGVAALHTSLLKQTLFADFSRVWPERFVNVTNGVTPRLWMIQANPGLTELIDSRIGSDWKFDLDRLKQFAPYASDEATREAFRAVKLRNKERLAALVHKRTGLAIRPDVMYDVQIKRIHEYKRQLLKLLHVIELYQRIRDGEDVLPRVVLFAGKAAPGYQRAKDIIAVINEVADIVNHDPAMGDRLKCVFFPNYEVSSATIIIPAADLSEQISTAGFEASGTGNMKLAMNGALTIGTLDGANIEIRDAVGTENIFIFGMTADRVSAHRAQGIPPGAHLDSHPRLRSMVEALRDGFFSNGGRHLHAEIARYLLEEDPFFVLADYAAYSDACAQADRLYQDAEAWSEAALLNVARMSHFSIDRTVREYAENIWNVLPEPVPPPCPESNKNDG; encoded by the coding sequence ATGACCGAATCCACCCAGCCCAATCCCCGGCACCGGCTCTCGCCACTGACCTGCGATGCCCCGGGCCTGCGCCAATCGATCCGCGACGCGCTGGTGCGGGTGGTCGGCAAGGATCCGGATCTGGCCACCCCGCGCGACTGGCTGCACGCCGTATCGTTCGCGATCCGGGAACGGATCATCGAGCGGCGCGTCGTCACCCGGCGCCAGTTCGCCGAGGAGGACGTGAAGCGGGTCTACTACCTGTCGATGGAGTACCTGATCGGCCGGATGCTGGAAGCCAACCTGCGCAACATGGGCATTTTCGAGGTAACCCAGCAGGCGCTGCAGGATCTGGGCGTCGACTTCCGCGAGATCGCGCGGCTGGAGGAAGACGCGGCGCTCGGCAACGGCGGCCTCGGGCGGCTCGCGGCGTGCATTCTCGAGTCGATGGCGACCCAGGGCTATCCCGGCTACGGCTACGGCATCCGCTACGAATACGGAATGTTCCAGCAGCATATCGAGCATTTCCGGCAGGTCGAGCACCCGGACAACTGGCTGCGTTACGGCAATCCCTGGGAGTTTCCGCGGCCCGAAAAGACGTTCCCGGTGCGATTCTACGGCTACGTGGTCGAACACCACCGGCCCGACGGCGAGACCTCCTGCAACTGGGAGAACGGCGAGGAAGTCCTGGCGATGGCCTACGACTACCCCACCGCCGGTTACGAGCGCCGGAACGTGAACAACCTGCGGCTGTGGGCAGCGAAGGCAACCCGCGACTTCGACCTTCGGTATTTCAACGAGGGGGACTACATCCGGGCGGTCGCAGACAAGAACGAGTCCGAGACCATCTCGATGGTGCTGTACCCGAACGACGCGACCGCAATCGGCAAGGAACTGCGGCTGAAGCAGGAGTATTTCTTCGTGTCCGCGTCGTTGCAGGACATCTTCGACCGTCACCGGCAGCTCGAATACCCGATCGAGGAACTCGCTGACAAGGCCGCGATCCAGCTGAACGACACCCACCCGGCGATCGCGGTCGCCGAGTGCATGCGCCTGCTGCTGGACGAGCACCGGATTCCGTGGGACCAGGCCTGGACGATCACCCAGAACCTGTTCTCCTACACCAACCACACGCTGATGCCCGAAGCGCTGGAAACCTGGCCCGTGGCGCTGATGGAGCGCGTGCTGCCCCGGCACATGGGCATCATCTACCGCATTAACCATGAGTTCATCGAGGAGGTGCGCCACCGCTTCCCGGGCGAACACGAGTTCTTCCGCCGGCTCTCGATCATCGACGAGGAGCACGGGCGCCGCGTGCGCATGGCGCACCTCGCGGTGATCGGCTCGCACCGGGTGAACGGGGTCGCGGCGCTGCACACCAGCCTGCTGAAGCAAACGCTGTTCGCGGACTTCAGCCGCGTCTGGCCGGAACGGTTCGTGAACGTGACCAATGGCGTGACGCCGCGGCTATGGATGATCCAGGCGAATCCGGGCCTGACCGAACTGATCGACTCCAGAATCGGCAGCGACTGGAAATTCGATCTCGACCGGCTCAAGCAGTTCGCGCCCTACGCCTCCGACGAGGCCACCCGCGAGGCGTTCCGCGCGGTCAAGCTCCGGAACAAGGAACGGCTCGCGGCGCTGGTGCACAAGCGCACTGGCCTCGCCATCCGCCCCGACGTGATGTACGACGTCCAGATCAAGCGCATCCACGAATACAAGCGCCAGCTGCTGAAGCTGCTGCACGTGATCGAACTCTACCAGCGGATCCGCGACGGCGAGGACGTATTGCCGCGCGTGGTGCTGTTCGCCGGCAAGGCCGCTCCCGGCTACCAGCGCGCGAAGGACATCATCGCGGTGATCAACGAGGTCGCGGACATCGTGAACCACGACCCGGCGATGGGCGATCGACTCAAGTGCGTGTTCTTCCCGAACTACGAGGTGAGTTCGGCGACGATCATCATTCCGGCAGCCGACCTGTCGGAACAGATCTCGACCGCCGGCTTCGAGGCTTCCGGCACCGGCAACATGAAGCTGGCCATGAACGGCGCGCTGACGATCGGCACGCTCGACGGCGCCAACATCGAAATCCGCGACGCGGTCGGGACCGAAAACATCTTCATCTTCGGGATGACCGCAGACCGGGTCAGCGCCCACCGGGCGCAGGGCATCCCGCCCGGCGCCCACCTGGATTCACACCCGCGCCTGCGCAGCATGGTCGAGGCATTGCGCGACGGCTTCTTCTCGAACGGCGGACGCCACCTGCACGCCGAGATCGCGCGCTACCTGCTGGAAGAGGATCCGTTCTTCGTGCTCGCCGACTACGCGGCGTACAGCGACGCCTGCGCGCAGGCCGACCGGCTGTACCAGGACGCCGAGGCCTGGTCCGAAGCCGCGCTGCTCAACGTCGCGCGGATGAGCCATTTCTCGATCGACCGCACCGTGCGCGAGTACGCCGAGAACATCTGGAACGTGCTGCCCGAGCCGGTACCCCCACCCTGCCCCGAATCGAACAAGAACGACGGCTGA
- a CDS encoding DUF1007 family protein, with product MMTAGGYPRTRSPRSRANTQLSALLLGIIAWACLLPPLQAHPHAWIDLDIELKADPEDRVVAMAQTWIMDPLYSRYLYDDAMEQFEGDTPEAKLARLGAEILDNLAEYDWYTEFRAGDRRIRARPDGGAELFLHDGRLRFRFRLVLDQAVDPRAQELHYRIYDPTYFIEVLHDTDTPPRLELSTGPCRLEVQKPRPDPVMVARALALDYGQTGEPDLGRHFAERVTVHCDQASGG from the coding sequence ATGATGACGGCTGGCGGATACCCTCGGACGCGGTCGCCGCGGTCGAGAGCGAACACCCAGCTGAGCGCCTTGCTGCTGGGGATCATCGCCTGGGCCTGCCTGCTGCCACCGCTGCAGGCGCACCCCCACGCCTGGATCGACCTCGACATCGAACTGAAGGCCGACCCTGAGGATCGCGTCGTCGCCATGGCGCAGACCTGGATCATGGATCCGCTCTACAGCCGTTACCTCTACGACGACGCGATGGAGCAGTTCGAGGGCGACACTCCAGAGGCCAAGCTGGCGCGGCTCGGCGCCGAGATCCTCGACAACCTCGCCGAGTACGACTGGTACACCGAGTTCCGGGCCGGGGATCGCCGCATTCGCGCGCGCCCGGACGGCGGTGCCGAGCTGTTCCTGCACGACGGGCGGCTACGGTTCCGTTTCCGCCTGGTCCTGGACCAGGCGGTCGACCCGCGCGCGCAGGAACTGCACTACCGCATCTACGACCCGACCTATTTCATCGAGGTGCTGCACGACACCGACACGCCGCCGCGACTCGAGCTGAGCACCGGGCCCTGCCGCCTGGAAGTGCAGAAGCCGCGGCCCGATCCCGTAATGGTCGCCCGGGCACTGGCGCTGGACTACGGCCAAACCGGCGAGCCGGACCTCGGACGCCACTTCGCCGAGCGGGTCACGGTCCACTGCGACCAGGCATCCGGAGGCTAG
- the rimO gene encoding 30S ribosomal protein S12 methylthiotransferase RimO, protein MGFVSLGCPKALVDSEQILSRLRAEGYGIAPDYDGADLVIVNTCGFIDAAIAESLDAIGEALTENGRVVVTGCLGKDAERIQQTHPGVLAVTGPQAYADVMAAVHEQLPPPHDPFESLVPAQGVRLTPGHYAYLKISEGCNHRCSFCIIPSLRGDLVSRPIGEVLAEAERLAAAGVRELLVISQDTSAYGVDLRYRTGFFRGRPMRSDIEQLATALGELGIWVRLHYVYPYPHVDRLIPLMADGHLLPYLDMPLQHGHPRVLKAMRRPAATERVLERIRGWRERVPDLALRSTFIVGFPGETEAEFEALLEFLQHAQLDRVGAFAYSPVEGAQANALAAPVPEVEKAARLEAFMQVQADISAARLQRRIGTLQTVLVDAIDEAGTLIARSPAEAPEIDGVVYVEGASAAPGDFLEVEIVEASDHDLFARPA, encoded by the coding sequence ATCGGCTTCGTGAGCCTTGGGTGCCCGAAAGCACTGGTGGACTCGGAGCAGATCCTGTCCCGATTGCGCGCGGAGGGCTACGGGATCGCTCCGGATTACGACGGTGCCGACCTGGTGATCGTGAACACCTGCGGCTTCATCGATGCCGCGATCGCCGAATCGCTCGACGCGATCGGGGAGGCATTGACCGAGAACGGTCGGGTGGTGGTCACCGGCTGCCTGGGCAAGGACGCCGAGCGGATCCAGCAGACCCATCCGGGCGTGCTGGCGGTGACCGGCCCCCAGGCCTACGCGGACGTGATGGCGGCCGTGCACGAGCAGCTGCCGCCGCCACACGATCCGTTCGAGAGCCTGGTGCCCGCGCAGGGCGTGCGGCTCACGCCGGGGCATTACGCCTACCTGAAGATCTCCGAGGGCTGCAATCACCGCTGCAGCTTCTGCATCATCCCGAGTCTGCGCGGCGATCTGGTCAGCCGCCCGATCGGCGAAGTGCTGGCCGAGGCGGAGCGGCTCGCCGCAGCCGGTGTGCGGGAACTCCTGGTGATCTCGCAGGATACCTCGGCCTACGGTGTCGATCTCCGCTATCGCACGGGGTTCTTCCGCGGGCGGCCGATGCGTTCCGACATCGAGCAGCTGGCCACTGCGCTGGGTGAGCTCGGGATCTGGGTGCGGCTGCATTACGTCTACCCCTATCCGCATGTCGACCGGCTGATTCCGCTGATGGCCGACGGGCATTTGTTGCCCTATCTCGACATGCCGCTACAGCACGGGCATCCGCGGGTGCTGAAGGCGATGCGTCGCCCGGCCGCGACCGAGCGGGTATTGGAGCGGATCCGCGGTTGGCGCGAACGGGTGCCGGACCTCGCGCTGCGTTCGACCTTCATCGTCGGATTCCCCGGGGAGACCGAGGCCGAGTTCGAGGCGCTGCTCGAATTCCTGCAGCACGCGCAGCTCGACCGGGTCGGGGCCTTCGCCTATTCGCCGGTCGAGGGGGCGCAGGCGAACGCGCTGGCGGCCCCGGTTCCGGAAGTCGAGAAGGCGGCGCGCCTGGAGGCGTTCATGCAGGTGCAGGCCGACATCAGTGCCGCGCGGCTGCAGCGCAGAATCGGCACGCTGCAGACCGTGCTGGTCGATGCCATCGACGAGGCTGGGACGCTGATCGCGCGCTCCCCGGCGGAAGCCCCGGAGATCGACGGCGTCGTCTACGTCGAGGGCGCGAGCGCAGCGCCGGGCGACTTCCTGGAAGTCGAGATCGTCGAAGCCTCGGACCACGACCTGTTCGCGCGCCCGGCCTGA
- a CDS encoding malic enzyme-like NAD(P)-binding protein, protein MPNDFKQRALDYHERAPAGKLAIHVTKPTATQDDLSLAYSPGVAAPVRAIVADPDAAYRYTGKSNLVAVITDGTAVLGLGNVGPLASKPVMEGKAVLFKRFADIDVFDIEVNAPHPEEFINTVARIAGGFGGINLEDIAAPHCFEIEKRLSERLDIPVFHDDQHGTAIITAAGLLNALEIQGKKLEDARIVCVGAGAAGIASMRLLLRLGAHRTQIFMLDRKGVIHDQRTDLNEFKQLFSQETELRTLEEACAGADVFVGLSGPDILTPEMLRSMAPRPIVFALSNPDPEIMPELAHATRDDLVMATGRSDYPNQVNNVLGFPFIFRGALDVRARHITDEMHVAAVHALARLAREPVPQDVLDAYGTEQLEFGPRYILPTPFDPRLIDTIPAAVAQAARDSGVARI, encoded by the coding sequence ATGCCGAACGATTTCAAACAGCGCGCGCTGGACTACCACGAGCGCGCACCCGCGGGCAAGCTCGCGATCCATGTCACCAAGCCGACCGCAACCCAGGACGACCTGTCGCTGGCCTACTCGCCCGGGGTCGCCGCACCGGTGCGCGCGATCGTGGCGGATCCGGACGCCGCCTACCGCTACACCGGCAAGAGCAACCTGGTCGCGGTCATCACCGACGGCACCGCGGTGCTGGGGCTGGGCAACGTCGGTCCGCTGGCGTCGAAACCGGTGATGGAAGGCAAGGCGGTGCTGTTCAAGCGCTTCGCGGACATCGACGTTTTCGACATCGAGGTCAATGCCCCGCATCCGGAAGAGTTCATCAATACCGTTGCGCGAATCGCCGGGGGCTTTGGCGGCATCAATCTCGAGGACATCGCGGCACCGCACTGCTTCGAGATCGAGAAGCGTCTGTCCGAGCGGCTGGACATCCCGGTGTTCCACGACGACCAGCACGGCACCGCGATCATCACCGCGGCCGGCCTGCTGAACGCGCTCGAGATCCAGGGCAAGAAACTCGAGGACGCACGCATCGTTTGCGTCGGCGCCGGCGCGGCGGGAATCGCGTCGATGCGCCTGCTGCTGCGCCTCGGTGCGCATCGCACGCAGATCTTCATGCTCGACCGCAAGGGCGTGATCCACGACCAGCGCACCGACCTGAACGAGTTCAAGCAGCTCTTCTCGCAGGAGACCGAGCTGCGCACACTGGAGGAGGCCTGCGCCGGTGCCGATGTGTTCGTCGGCCTCTCGGGGCCGGACATCCTGACCCCGGAGATGCTGCGGTCGATGGCGCCACGGCCGATCGTGTTCGCGCTGTCCAACCCGGATCCCGAGATCATGCCGGAACTGGCACATGCCACCCGCGACGATCTGGTGATGGCCACTGGGAGGTCCGACTATCCGAACCAGGTCAACAACGTGCTCGGATTTCCGTTCATCTTTCGCGGCGCACTCGATGTCCGCGCGCGGCACATCACCGACGAAATGCACGTCGCCGCGGTACACGCACTGGCCCGGCTGGCGCGCGAGCCGGTCCCGCAGGACGTGCTCGACGCCTATGGCACCGAGCAGCTCGAGTTCGGCCCCCGGTACATCCTGCCGACGCCGTTCGACCCGCGCCTGATCGACACCATTCCCGCGGCCGTGGCACAGGCGGCCCGGGACAGCGGGGTCGCCCGAATCTGA
- the rpmE gene encoding 50S ribosomal protein L31: MKANIHPKYQDVKVTCSCGNTFETRSTYAGDEIHVDVCSQCHPFYTGKQKMLDTAGQVDKFRRRYGF; the protein is encoded by the coding sequence ATGAAAGCGAACATCCATCCCAAGTATCAAGACGTGAAGGTCACCTGCAGTTGCGGGAACACCTTCGAGACGCGCTCCACCTACGCCGGTGACGAGATCCACGTCGACGTATGCTCGCAGTGCCACCCGTTTTACACGGGCAAGCAGAAGATGCTCGACACCGCCGGACAGGTCGACAAGTTCCGCCGCCGCTACGGCTTCTGA
- the mdh gene encoding malate dehydrogenase: MLKIAIIGAGRVGESTAQFLAESDLAREIALLDVREGAAAGAALDIQETAPLFGFDARLVGDTDPAVIAGAELVIVTAGLPRKPGMSRSDVLDKNVEILDSILVDVMREAPDSRLLVVSNPVDVLTYRAWQKTGWERSRVFGQAGVLDASRMAAFIALETGLSTRDIHTLVLGGHGDSMVPMLRYSGINGIPLHHFMDQDAIDRIVERTRHGGAEILALKQTSSAYDAPAAAIKAMVEAIVLDRQRVLPTVALLNGEYGASDIAMGVPCVLGAGGMERIVELELNAAEREAFTTSLAGVKADIDRLQ; this comes from the coding sequence ATGTTGAAGATCGCGATCATCGGCGCCGGCCGCGTCGGGGAGTCCACGGCCCAGTTCCTGGCCGAATCCGACCTGGCACGCGAAATTGCACTGCTCGACGTCCGCGAGGGTGCCGCCGCCGGCGCCGCTCTGGACATCCAGGAAACCGCGCCTCTGTTCGGCTTCGATGCCCGGCTGGTCGGCGACACCGATCCCGCTGTGATTGCCGGCGCCGAACTGGTCATCGTCACCGCGGGCCTTCCGCGCAAGCCCGGCATGTCGCGTTCCGACGTGCTCGACAAGAACGTCGAGATCCTCGACAGCATTCTCGTCGACGTGATGCGCGAGGCGCCCGACAGCCGCCTGTTGGTCGTGTCCAACCCGGTCGACGTGCTGACCTACCGGGCCTGGCAGAAAACGGGGTGGGAACGTTCGCGGGTCTTCGGCCAGGCGGGCGTACTGGACGCGTCCCGGATGGCCGCGTTCATCGCGCTCGAGACGGGGCTCTCCACGCGCGACATCCACACGCTCGTGTTGGGCGGTCACGGGGATTCGATGGTGCCGATGCTGCGGTACTCGGGCATCAACGGCATCCCGCTGCATCACTTCATGGACCAGGACGCCATCGACCGGATCGTCGAACGCACCCGTCACGGAGGCGCCGAAATCCTGGCGCTGAAACAGACCTCGAGCGCGTACGACGCGCCCGCTGCGGCGATCAAGGCCATGGTCGAGGCGATCGTACTCGACCGCCAACGCGTGCTGCCCACGGTCGCGCTGCTGAACGGCGAGTACGGTGCGAGCGATATCGCGATGGGCGTGCCCTGCGTGCTCGGTGCCGGCGGCATGGAGCGGATCGTCGAACTGGAGCTGAACGCCGCCGAGCGCGAGGCCTTCACGACCTCGCTCGCGGGCGTGAAGGCCGACATCGACCGCCTGCAATGA
- a CDS encoding 5'-3' exonuclease: MSRTETPSATPPAAAGERVATLVDSSIFVFRAWFARGEQPDMFGRPGGAVHGFAHSLCQWLPLCPAGPVAFAFDTGLRSSFRHRIDPDYKAHRPPAPDALRSQFGRIREMLDALGLVQLAHSEFEADDLIATLAANARTHGLAVDVLSADKDLAQVILGPDDRLRDPERGTVLGRADLERRLRVRPEQVADLLALAGDRSDNIRGLTGVGPASAARILRRLGDLEAVLAAPQEVARCRIRGAAGIARQVADRADALRQARRLTALVTTVPDLPDPDALYPQGPLPDAERRLHALGVAPPYRSRLLAIAADMARRHIAGRRPQQAA, translated from the coding sequence ATGAGCCGTACCGAGACACCGTCGGCGACCCCGCCAGCGGCTGCGGGCGAGCGTGTCGCGACGCTGGTCGACAGCAGCATCTTCGTGTTTCGCGCCTGGTTCGCCCGCGGCGAACAGCCCGACATGTTCGGACGCCCCGGCGGCGCGGTGCATGGATTCGCGCACTCGCTGTGCCAATGGTTGCCGCTGTGCCCCGCGGGCCCGGTTGCGTTCGCATTCGACACCGGCTTGCGCAGCAGCTTCCGGCACCGCATCGACCCCGACTACAAGGCCCACCGGCCGCCGGCGCCCGACGCGTTGCGCAGCCAGTTCGGCCGCATCCGGGAGATGCTGGACGCGCTGGGCCTGGTGCAGCTGGCGCACAGCGAGTTCGAGGCCGACGACCTGATCGCGACGCTGGCCGCGAATGCCCGTACGCACGGCCTGGCGGTCGACGTGCTGAGCGCCGACAAGGATCTCGCCCAGGTCATCCTCGGTCCCGACGATCGGCTCCGGGATCCCGAACGCGGGACCGTTCTTGGGCGCGCGGATCTCGAGCGCAGGCTGCGGGTCCGGCCCGAACAGGTGGCCGACCTGCTCGCGCTGGCCGGAGATCGCAGCGACAACATCCGCGGCCTGACCGGCGTGGGCCCCGCCAGTGCCGCGCGCATCCTGCGCAGGCTGGGAGACCTGGAGGCCGTACTGGCCGCTCCGCAGGAAGTCGCCCGCTGCCGGATCCGGGGAGCGGCCGGAATCGCCCGGCAGGTGGCCGACCGCGCCGATGCGCTCCGGCAGGCACGCCGGCTGACCGCGCTGGTCACGACGGTACCCGACCTGCCGGATCCGGATGCGCTGTATCCGCAGGGACCGCTGCCGGATGCGGAGCGGCGCCTGCATGCGCTCGGCGTCGCCCCACCCTACCGCAGCCGTCTGCTGGCGATCGCGGCGGACATGGCCCGGCGCCACATTGCGGGCCGGCGCCCGCAGCAGGCGGCATGA
- the purD gene encoding phosphoribosylamine--glycine ligase — MKVLVVGGGGREHALAWKLAQSRRVDRVLVAPGNAGTAAEPKCENAAVAATDIDALAALAQREAVAFTVVGPEAPLVAGIVDTFRARGLRIFGPTAKAAQLEGSKAFAKDFMQRHDIPTAAYGSFTDLAEAEAFIRAQGAPIVVKADGLAAGKGVILAQTLDEALAAARDMLAGNAFGAAGHRVVIEELLTGEEASFICMIDGEHILPLASSQDHKARDDGDRGPNTGGMGAYSPAPVVTPEIHRRIVSEIVEPTLRGMAAEGERYTGFLYAGVMIDPQGHPKLLEFNCRFGDPETQPILMRLTGDLADLIDAAIDGRLDRTTIDWDPRVALGVVLAAGGYPFEYRKGDEITGLDTVDGESAKVFHAGTRRSDDGRVLTDGGRVLCVVGLGDDFRDARNRAYQASQHIRFKGIYYRTDIGHRALERNP, encoded by the coding sequence ATGAAGGTGCTGGTGGTAGGCGGCGGTGGCCGCGAACACGCCCTGGCCTGGAAGCTGGCGCAGTCCCGGCGGGTGGACCGGGTGCTGGTGGCACCGGGCAATGCCGGCACGGCCGCGGAGCCGAAGTGCGAGAATGCGGCTGTCGCCGCCACCGACATCGACGCGCTCGCAGCGCTTGCCCAGCGCGAGGCGGTGGCGTTCACGGTGGTCGGTCCGGAGGCCCCGCTGGTCGCCGGCATCGTCGACACGTTCCGCGCGCGCGGGCTGCGCATCTTCGGGCCCACCGCGAAGGCGGCCCAACTCGAGGGGTCGAAGGCGTTCGCGAAGGATTTCATGCAGCGCCACGACATCCCCACTGCCGCCTACGGCAGTTTCACCGATCTCGCCGAGGCCGAGGCCTTCATCCGCGCGCAGGGTGCGCCGATCGTGGTCAAGGCCGACGGCCTGGCCGCTGGCAAGGGCGTGATTCTTGCGCAGACCCTGGACGAGGCGCTTGCGGCGGCACGCGACATGCTGGCCGGCAATGCCTTCGGCGCCGCCGGGCACCGGGTCGTGATCGAGGAGCTGCTGACCGGGGAGGAGGCGAGCTTCATCTGCATGATCGACGGCGAGCACATCCTGCCGCTGGCCAGTTCGCAGGACCACAAGGCCCGCGACGACGGCGACCGCGGCCCGAACACCGGCGGCATGGGCGCGTACTCGCCGGCACCGGTGGTCACGCCGGAGATCCACCGCCGGATCGTGAGCGAGATCGTCGAGCCCACGCTGCGGGGCATGGCCGCCGAAGGCGAGCGCTACACGGGTTTCCTGTATGCGGGGGTGATGATCGACCCGCAGGGCCACCCGAAGCTGCTCGAGTTCAACTGCCGCTTCGGCGATCCCGAGACCCAGCCGATCCTGATGCGCCTGACCGGCGACCTCGCCGATCTGATCGACGCCGCGATCGACGGACGCCTGGACCGGACCACGATCGACTGGGATCCCCGGGTCGCGCTGGGCGTGGTGCTGGCGGCAGGCGGCTATCCGTTCGAGTACCGCAAGGGCGACGAGATCACCGGCCTCGACACGGTCGACGGCGAGAGCGCGAAGGTGTTCCATGCAGGCACGCGCCGCAGCGACGACGGCCGCGTGCTCACCGACGGCGGACGCGTGCTGTGCGTGGTGGGGCTGGGCGATGATTTCCGCGACGCGAGGAACCGTGCCTACCAGGCCTCGCAACACATCCGGTTCAAAGGTATATACTACCGAACCGATATTGGCCACCGCGCGCTCGAACGCAACCCCTGA